A part of Desulfobacter sp. genomic DNA contains:
- a CDS encoding SUMF1/EgtB/PvdO family nonheme iron enzyme, whose product MTEEAKTSLLHSFTDAVKTGDIDLAKATDILKAVTDFLDEIDITATQDQSLDIIEEIKKVLSRLGGHILEGDAEEDIEEVEIDEDEDIEEVELDEDEEIEEIDDEPIDEDLDIEEIELDEDEDIEEIELDEDEEIEEVELDEDEELEEVDEDLLDEDDIEEVELDEDEDIEEIELDEDEELEEIDDELMDEDQDLEEIELDEDEELEEVDEDLLDEDDIEEVELDEDEDIEEIELDDDEELEEIDDELMDEDQDLEEIELDEDEELEEADEDLLDENDIEEVELDEDEDIEEIELDEDEELDEIEELDIDEDEEVEEIQLDENEELEEVDELDEEELDALEEFRKARELAEHFDDSLGDREKKFNAYVKIPQGIYTVGTRKSLKTSLELQQFEMPLVYIGKFPVTNALFEIFIEQTGYLTTAEKKGYGVVYHARYQKKGNRSSWRKQAGFRDVKGACWYQPDGPGSSLHDKRNHPVVQVSVEDALAYASWIGRRLPTEAEWEAAARTDLGFKYPWGSTFNPKALNIEQTGFSATCAVDTFEAHANEFGMSDILGNVMEWTTDRQYPPVNTKGNQKYNVAKGGAWNATESVTISSRGLFKQDFTANTIGFRCISELFQ is encoded by the coding sequence ATGACCGAGGAGGCCAAAACCAGCCTGCTTCACTCCTTTACCGACGCGGTTAAGACAGGTGATATTGACCTGGCCAAGGCCACCGACATCCTCAAGGCTGTAACTGACTTTCTGGACGAAATCGATATTACCGCTACCCAGGATCAATCCCTGGACATCATAGAAGAAATTAAAAAAGTGTTGTCCCGGCTGGGGGGGCATATTCTGGAAGGTGACGCCGAAGAAGATATAGAAGAAGTCGAGATTGATGAAGACGAAGACATAGAAGAGGTTGAGCTGGATGAGGATGAAGAGATAGAGGAAATCGATGATGAGCCTATTGATGAAGACCTGGATATCGAAGAAATAGAGTTGGATGAAGATGAAGACATTGAAGAAATCGAACTGGATGAGGATGAGGAAATTGAAGAAGTTGAGTTGGATGAAGACGAAGAGCTGGAGGAGGTGGATGAAGATCTTTTAGATGAAGACGACATTGAAGAGGTTGAACTGGATGAAGATGAAGACATTGAAGAGATTGAACTGGATGAGGACGAAGAATTAGAAGAAATCGATGATGAGCTCATGGATGAAGACCAGGACCTCGAAGAAATCGAGTTGGATGAAGATGAAGAGCTCGAAGAGGTGGATGAAGATCTTTTAGATGAAGATGACATTGAAGAGGTCGAACTGGATGAAGACGAAGACATTGAAGAGATTGAGCTGGATGATGACGAAGAATTAGAGGAAATCGATGATGAGCTCATGGATGAAGACCAGGACCTCGAAGAAATCGAGTTGGATGAAGATGAAGAGCTCGAAGAGGCGGATGAGGATCTTCTAGATGAAAACGACATTGAAGAGGTCGAACTGGATGAAGACGAAGACATTGAAGAAATTGAGCTGGATGAAGATGAAGAATTAGATGAAATTGAAGAACTGGATATTGACGAGGATGAAGAGGTAGAGGAGATCCAGTTAGACGAGAATGAAGAGTTAGAAGAAGTCGATGAGCTTGACGAAGAAGAGCTTGACGCCCTGGAGGAATTCAGAAAAGCAAGGGAACTGGCCGAGCACTTTGACGATTCCCTGGGAGACCGGGAAAAAAAATTCAATGCCTATGTCAAAATCCCCCAGGGCATTTACACCGTCGGTACCCGCAAATCTCTGAAAACAAGCCTTGAACTCCAGCAGTTTGAAATGCCCCTGGTCTATATAGGGAAATTTCCCGTGACCAATGCATTGTTTGAAATCTTCATCGAACAGACCGGATATCTGACCACGGCGGAAAAAAAAGGTTACGGCGTGGTCTACCATGCCCGGTATCAAAAAAAGGGGAACCGGTCCTCCTGGCGGAAACAGGCGGGATTCAGGGATGTGAAAGGGGCGTGCTGGTATCAGCCCGACGGCCCCGGATCATCCCTCCATGACAAACGGAATCATCCCGTGGTCCAGGTCAGCGTTGAAGACGCACTCGCCTACGCCTCCTGGATCGGGCGCCGCCTGCCCACGGAAGCGGAATGGGAAGCCGCCGCCCGGACGGACCTGGGCTTTAAATACCCCTGGGGCAGCACCTTTAACCCCAAAGCGCTGAACATCGAACAGACCGGTTTTTCAGCCACCTGTGCAGTGGATACGTTTGAGGCCCATGCCAATGAATTCGGCATGTCGGATATATTAGGCAATGTCATGGAGTGGACAACGGACAGGCAATATCCCCCGGTCAATACCAAAGGAAACCAAAAATATAATGTGGCCAAGGGCGGGGCCTGGAATGCAACGGAGAGCGTCACCATCAGCTCCCGGGGACTGTTTAAGCAGGATTTCACCGCCAACACCATTGGATTCAGATGCATCTCGGAACTATTTCAATAG
- a CDS encoding response regulator, which produces MQKPLFHTIRPGLLLVCVAAILTGCAREKAAVSTIRIYPAPYRMQISYPIQDQTDLPAIPRRPYTGGALPPGLDKDAQLTFSADFYIPKDLRNRPLLLFIPALPYPMTIHINGSLVFIGGTPASRTRLDKYYGEREFIAPEVLNTDGPNRLTVMIVPRQMRLALPDIFFGGYEDVSSTAVWYNIGKYNLIFGFSMLSLFLSIAFALFWAGTGLKNMNQIYFSLTCFMLCTAYLHLCFANPAMDGLFFWQLSRFSFSASIITVFFFVMDFIGARRLTHSRPANLAGTGLLILMALLFFTRETKHEIHLAFSLTSAWLIGPGLVTVLLILLWDMIRTRRKASVIMVVSFSLTALAAFRDLAFERSFTQADVWVLPIGYMAMEIGMIMVLVLEQKKMFTTIARQKKETEQMNRQLALAKQKAEQANQAKSRFLATMSHEIRTPMNGVIGMNRLLMDTSLTPDQTSYTMAIKESSETLLTLLNDLLDFSKIEAGKMVLEETEFNIHTLLNNLAYTMGFRAREKELDLIFEPDSRIPPFVTGDPVRLRQVLTNLVDNALKFTPQGWIKIRSELADRKTGHLVVQFSVTDSGIGIPEKKQKLLFKDFTQADASDTRKFGGTGLGLAICRQLTRLMGGDIQVSSEPGQGSCFTFAIRIKTSPRAMNKINHDKMAGVNVLVIDPDPASEKETVRLLESWLLKVESVQTGASAINRFKTAAQKNAPFHIALLDPDLPDTDGPTFVRTLIQNNALSDGKTALVVTPRPGRRGDAALFESAGAVAYFTKPVNPSDLYNCMIMLREQEGKTGDTQDKLITTHSIHTRKNAAFNLLLVEDHPINQKVAKGMLAKLGFRTDIVPNGQQALTALETKAYDLVLMDCQMPVMDGYQATQAIRKAPPHRLDNKIPIIAMTANATAPDRQKCLDSGMDDYISKPIRPELLSAILDKWLLHPRPGRKEH; this is translated from the coding sequence ATGCAGAAACCATTATTTCATACCATAAGGCCGGGCTTGCTCCTAGTGTGCGTCGCCGCCATCCTGACGGGCTGTGCCCGGGAAAAGGCAGCCGTCAGCACCATCCGGATTTACCCGGCCCCCTACAGGATGCAGATATCGTATCCCATCCAGGACCAAACCGATCTGCCGGCAATCCCCCGCCGTCCATATACCGGCGGTGCCCTCCCGCCCGGGCTGGATAAAGATGCCCAACTGACCTTTTCGGCCGATTTTTATATTCCTAAAGATTTAAGGAACAGGCCCCTGCTCCTTTTTATCCCGGCCCTCCCCTATCCGATGACAATACATATCAATGGCTCTCTTGTTTTTATCGGCGGTACCCCCGCCTCCCGGACCCGCCTGGACAAGTATTACGGAGAGCGGGAGTTTATCGCACCTGAAGTACTTAATACCGACGGCCCCAACCGCCTGACAGTAATGATCGTCCCCAGGCAGATGAGGCTGGCCCTGCCCGACATATTTTTCGGCGGCTATGAAGATGTCTCCTCAACAGCAGTCTGGTATAACATTGGTAAGTACAATCTGATTTTCGGCTTTTCCATGCTCAGTCTTTTCCTGAGTATTGCCTTTGCACTCTTCTGGGCCGGTACGGGGCTCAAGAACATGAATCAGATTTATTTTTCCCTGACCTGTTTTATGCTCTGCACGGCCTACCTGCATCTTTGTTTTGCCAACCCGGCCATGGACGGGCTTTTTTTCTGGCAGTTATCCCGGTTTAGCTTTTCGGCATCCATCATCACTGTGTTCTTCTTTGTCATGGATTTTATCGGAGCACGTCGACTGACCCACTCCCGTCCCGCCAACCTGGCAGGAACCGGCCTGCTTATCCTGATGGCCCTGCTTTTTTTTACCCGGGAAACCAAACACGAAATTCACCTGGCTTTCTCACTCACCTCTGCCTGGCTCATCGGGCCGGGGCTGGTAACCGTGCTTCTGATCCTCTTATGGGACATGATCCGAACAAGACGCAAGGCATCCGTGATTATGGTTGTTTCTTTTTCACTCACCGCCCTGGCGGCGTTCAGGGATCTGGCCTTTGAACGCAGTTTTACTCAGGCCGACGTATGGGTCCTGCCCATAGGGTATATGGCAATGGAAATCGGCATGATAATGGTTTTGGTGCTTGAACAGAAAAAAATGTTCACCACAATTGCCCGACAGAAAAAGGAAACCGAACAGATGAACCGGCAGCTTGCTCTGGCCAAGCAAAAGGCCGAACAGGCCAATCAGGCAAAAAGCAGATTTCTTGCGACCATGAGCCATGAAATACGAACCCCCATGAACGGAGTAATCGGCATGAACCGGCTCCTCATGGATACCAGTCTGACGCCGGACCAGACCAGCTATACCATGGCCATCAAAGAGAGTTCGGAAACGCTTTTAACCCTCCTTAACGACCTTCTGGATTTTTCAAAAATCGAAGCAGGAAAAATGGTATTGGAAGAAACCGAGTTCAATATCCATACCCTGTTGAATAACCTGGCCTATACCATGGGCTTCCGTGCCAGGGAAAAAGAGCTGGACCTGATCTTTGAGCCCGATTCCAGAATTCCTCCCTTTGTAACTGGGGACCCGGTCCGGCTGCGTCAGGTTCTGACCAACCTTGTGGACAATGCGCTGAAATTCACCCCCCAGGGATGGATTAAAATCCGTTCTGAACTGGCGGACCGTAAGACCGGCCACCTCGTGGTTCAATTTTCCGTTACAGATTCAGGCATCGGTATTCCCGAAAAAAAGCAGAAATTACTTTTTAAGGATTTTACCCAGGCCGATGCCTCGGATACGAGAAAATTCGGGGGAACCGGGCTGGGACTGGCCATATGCAGGCAACTGACCCGGCTTATGGGCGGTGATATCCAGGTATCCAGCGAACCCGGGCAAGGCAGTTGCTTCACCTTTGCCATTCGGATTAAAACATCCCCAAGAGCTATGAATAAAATAAACCACGACAAAATGGCTGGGGTAAACGTTCTGGTCATAGATCCGGACCCGGCATCGGAAAAGGAAACCGTTCGGCTCCTTGAGTCTTGGTTACTGAAGGTGGAATCGGTGCAAACCGGGGCCTCGGCCATCAACCGATTTAAGACCGCCGCCCAAAAAAACGCCCCTTTTCATATTGCGCTGCTGGATCCGGACCTGCCAGATACGGACGGCCCGACATTTGTCCGGACCCTCATCCAAAACAATGCCCTGTCCGACGGCAAAACCGCTCTTGTGGTAACCCCCCGTCCGGGCCGCCGGGGAGATGCCGCCCTGTTCGAGTCCGCCGGAGCGGTTGCCTATTTCACCAAACCGGTAAACCCTTCGGATCTGTACAACTGCATGATCATGCTCAGGGAGCAGGAGGGCAAGACCGGGGACACTCAGGATAAACTGATCACCACCCACAGCATTCATACCCGTAAAAACGCAGCATTCAACCTCCTTCTGGTGGAAGACCATCCCATCAATCAGAAGGTGGCAAAGGGAATGCTTGCCAAACTGGGCTTCAGGACCGATATCGTCCCGAATGGTCAACAGGCCCTTACAGCCCTGGAAACCAAAGCCTACGATCTTGTCCTCATGGACTGCCAGATGCCGGTGATGGACGGATACCAGGCCACACAGGCCATTCGCAAAGCCCCTCCCCACCGCCTTGATAACAAAATCCCCATCATAGCCATGACGGCCAACGCCACAGCGCCGGACCGCCAGAAATGCCTGGATTCCGGCATGGATGACTATATTTCCAAACCCATCCGGCCGGAGCTGCTCTCCGCCATTCTTGACAAATGGCTGCTCCATCCCCGGCCAGGCCGGAAGGAACACTGA
- the xerD gene encoding site-specific tyrosine recombinase XerD, producing MTQTTDLNQWADAYIDFLLIEKGLSANSIEAYTADLISYITYLEGNKITDISQTDTAAILGWLVHLTRNGLSPKSRARHLTTIRGFYKYLSGEKRITKNPIKDVELPKTGRSLPKVISVAEVELLLAAGDPRNPRDLRNIAMMEIMYGAGLRVSELISLKLNDVNLEAGFVRVMGKGSKERMVPMGTQARQTTGKWIETGRPLVLKQYTSDWLFAARAGKPMTRQAFWKIIKKYAAIAGISRNVSPHTLRHSFATHLLEGGADLRSVQAMLGHSDISTTQIYTHISREYLVKMHQAFHPRS from the coding sequence ATGACCCAAACCACTGATCTAAACCAATGGGCAGATGCCTACATTGATTTTCTCCTCATTGAAAAGGGACTCTCCGCCAACAGCATAGAGGCCTACACCGCAGACCTGATCTCCTATATCACATATCTGGAAGGCAACAAGATCACGGACATCTCCCAAACAGATACCGCCGCAATTCTCGGCTGGCTCGTCCACCTGACCCGCAACGGCCTTTCCCCCAAATCCAGGGCAAGGCATTTGACCACCATCAGGGGGTTTTACAAATATCTCTCCGGAGAAAAGCGGATCACTAAAAATCCCATCAAAGATGTGGAACTGCCTAAAACGGGCCGAAGCCTTCCCAAAGTCATTTCTGTTGCCGAGGTGGAGCTTCTGTTGGCAGCGGGCGATCCCAGGAACCCCAGGGATTTGAGAAATATTGCCATGATGGAAATCATGTACGGAGCGGGGTTGCGGGTGTCGGAACTGATCAGCTTGAAACTCAACGATGTCAATCTTGAGGCAGGATTTGTCCGGGTCATGGGTAAGGGGTCCAAGGAACGCATGGTCCCCATGGGTACCCAGGCCAGGCAGACCACCGGCAAATGGATAGAAACGGGACGCCCCCTTGTCCTCAAGCAGTATACCTCGGACTGGCTTTTTGCCGCCCGGGCCGGCAAGCCCATGACCCGCCAGGCCTTCTGGAAAATCATTAAAAAATATGCCGCAATTGCCGGCATCTCCCGGAATGTCAGCCCTCACACCCTGCGCCATTCCTTTGCCACCCACCTTCTGGAAGGGGGGGCGGACCTGCGGTCGGTGCAGGCCATGCTGGGCCATTCGGATATTTCAACCACCCAGATCTATACCCACATTTCCAGGGAGTATCTGGTAAAAATGCACCAGGCCTTCCACCCCAGAAGCTGA